In the Clostridium sporogenes genome, one interval contains:
- a CDS encoding tRNA 2-thiocytidine biosynthesis protein TtcA → MSGIAGKGCEVLVPFNERIPLKDIERSIVKKYRKHIWNKFVKAIKEYNLIEDGDKVAVAISGGKDSILMAKLFQELKKHGQINFEIEFISMDPGYHEDIRKLLIDNCNYLEIPIHLFNSDIFKVIDDIAKDYPCYMCARMRRGALYSKAEELGCNKLALGHHFNDVIETILLNVLYAGNFKTMLPKFKSTNFEGLELIRPLYYVEEEYIQKFIQNSGIWPLNCACMVAAGKIGNKRHEIKDLIKELKKNFKDVDKSIFMSSKNVNMDAILGWQKNKEKYSYLDFYDED, encoded by the coding sequence ATGAGTGGTATAGCTGGTAAGGGGTGTGAGGTTCTGGTACCTTTTAATGAAAGAATACCTCTTAAAGATATAGAAAGAAGCATTGTAAAAAAATATAGGAAGCATATATGGAATAAATTTGTTAAAGCTATAAAAGAATATAACCTTATAGAAGATGGCGATAAAGTAGCTGTAGCTATTTCTGGTGGAAAAGATAGCATTTTAATGGCAAAATTATTCCAAGAATTAAAAAAACATGGTCAAATAAATTTTGAAATAGAATTTATTTCAATGGATCCTGGTTATCATGAAGATATAAGAAAATTGTTAATAGATAACTGTAATTATTTAGAGATACCTATTCATTTATTTAATTCTGATATTTTTAAAGTAATAGATGATATAGCTAAAGATTACCCTTGTTACATGTGTGCTAGAATGAGAAGAGGAGCTCTTTATTCTAAAGCTGAAGAATTAGGATGCAATAAATTAGCACTAGGACATCATTTTAATGATGTTATAGAAACTATTCTGTTAAATGTGCTTTATGCAGGAAATTTTAAGACTATGTTACCTAAATTTAAATCTACAAATTTTGAAGGCTTAGAATTAATAAGACCATTATATTATGTAGAAGAAGAATATATACAAAAGTTTATACAAAATAGTGGTATTTGGCCTCTAAATTGTGCTTGTATGGTGGCAGCAGGTAAAATAGGTAATAAAAGACATGAAATAAAAGATTTAATTAAAGAATTAAAGAAAAATTTCAAAGATGTAGATAAATCTATATTTATGTCATCTAAAAATGTCAATATGGATGCTATATTGGGTTGGCAAAAGAATAAAGAAAAATATTCTTACTTAGACTTTTATGATGAAGATTAA
- a CDS encoding PAS domain S-box protein has product MSEINQIKEKNIYNITCIVKLISLLFSSIILYNYLSQNNCANKNSYYNTVFAIILSLIMTVIYLIWSFFTVKTKMFKNILLIQKIENIFFLLIFTTMIIMSGKYNSHYKYLFLFIIITTTIQRGLKSGMIISIISSAIILTIDLSMAEHSSINTYFENDLILSGVFILTAVSLGYYVKLGNESIKQKNIQLEDLNKKLNEKDTQRKYIEELLLKNDTCYNLLIENARDAIIIHRKDRIVFANESAAELLICSNNGELQNLNINEFIVEEEQTKIKNKLELVYKNKTDMICVEQFIQNNKMERVSVESICTYIIYNNKPAILSILRDITSQKQVEKLQKDVEKNIELLNESREYNKLITDFLANISHELKTPLNVIFTAVQILDLYKKDTSSYSKKQQYIKVIKQNCYRLMRLINNLLDTTKLDSGYLKLNLVNCNIVSLVEEITLSVVYYAESKNINIIFDTDVEEKIMAVDPDKIERIILNLLSNAIKFTGNGGNIYVTIKDLGDNINISVKDTGIGIPQDKIQDIFDRFVQVDKTLRRDKEGTGIGLYLVKSFVNMHEGIIDIQSVMGKGTEFIINMPVKLVEESPEKESNVLYAPSKECVDMEFADIYSEVLSK; this is encoded by the coding sequence ATGAGCGAAATTAATCAAATTAAAGAAAAAAATATATATAATATAACTTGTATAGTAAAATTAATATCTTTACTTTTTTCTTCTATAATACTGTATAATTATCTTTCTCAAAACAATTGTGCTAATAAAAATAGTTATTATAATACTGTTTTTGCAATAATATTATCTTTAATAATGACTGTAATATATTTAATTTGGTCTTTTTTTACTGTAAAAACTAAAATGTTTAAAAATATATTGCTTATACAAAAAATAGAAAATATATTTTTCCTTTTAATTTTTACAACTATGATTATAATGTCAGGAAAATATAATAGCCATTATAAGTATTTATTTTTATTTATTATAATTACAACTACTATCCAAAGAGGATTAAAGTCTGGTATGATTATTTCAATAATATCATCTGCTATAATTTTAACCATAGATTTATCTATGGCTGAGCATAGTTCTATAAATACTTATTTTGAAAATGATTTAATTCTTTCGGGTGTGTTTATTTTAACAGCTGTATCCTTGGGCTATTATGTTAAATTAGGTAATGAGAGTATAAAACAAAAAAATATTCAATTAGAAGATTTAAATAAAAAATTAAATGAAAAGGATACTCAAAGAAAATATATAGAAGAACTTCTTTTAAAAAATGATACTTGTTATAATCTACTTATAGAAAATGCAAGAGATGCTATTATAATACATAGAAAAGATAGGATTGTTTTTGCAAATGAAAGTGCAGCAGAATTACTAATTTGTAGTAACAATGGTGAACTTCAAAATTTAAATATAAATGAATTTATAGTAGAAGAAGAACAAACAAAGATAAAAAATAAATTAGAATTAGTATATAAAAACAAAACTGATATGATATGTGTTGAGCAATTTATACAAAATAATAAAATGGAAAGGGTAAGTGTTGAAAGTATCTGTACTTATATTATATATAATAATAAGCCTGCTATATTATCTATACTAAGGGATATTACTTCACAAAAACAGGTGGAAAAACTTCAAAAGGATGTAGAAAAAAATATAGAACTGTTAAATGAAAGTAGAGAATATAATAAATTAATAACTGATTTTTTAGCAAATATATCTCATGAATTAAAAACACCTTTAAATGTAATATTTACAGCAGTTCAAATATTGGATTTGTATAAAAAGGATACAAGTTCTTACAGTAAAAAGCAACAGTATATAAAAGTTATAAAGCAAAATTGTTATAGACTTATGAGATTAATAAATAATTTACTAGATACTACTAAATTGGATTCAGGATATTTAAAACTCAATTTGGTAAATTGTAATATAGTAAGTTTAGTAGAAGAGATTACATTATCTGTTGTGTATTATGCAGAAAGCAAAAATATAAATATTATATTTGATACAGATGTTGAAGAGAAGATTATGGCTGTAGATCCAGATAAAATAGAAAGAATAATATTAAATTTATTATCTAATGCTATAAAATTTACAGGTAATGGTGGAAACATATATGTAACAATTAAAGATCTTGGAGATAATATTAATATATCTGTAAAAGATACAGGCATAGGTATACCACAAGATAAAATCCAAGATATATTTGATAGATTTGTTCAAGTAGATAAAACTTTAAGAAGAGACAAGGAAGGTACTGGTATAGGCCTATATTTAGTTAAATCTTTTGTAAATATGCATGAAGGCATCATAGATATTCAAAGTGTAATGGGAAAAGGTACTGAATTTATAATAAATATGCCAGTTAAATTGGTAGAAGAATCTCCAGAAAAAGAAAGTAATGTGTTATATGCACCAAGTAAAGAATGTGTGGACATGGAATTTGCAGATATTTATTCAGAGGTTTTATCTAAATAG
- a CDS encoding cyclic lactone autoinducer peptide — translation MKNELKEKCVKVTAKLLKSVAYSAADSACIVGIYQPKEPKSLRK, via the coding sequence ATGAAAAATGAATTAAAAGAAAAATGTGTGAAGGTTACTGCAAAATTACTTAAATCTGTAGCTTATTCCGCAGCAGATTCAGCTTGTATAGTAGGTATATATCAACCTAAAGAACCAAAGTCATTAAGAAAATAA
- a CDS encoding accessory gene regulator B family protein: MFLIERLSNRIGNKIANNLELDKDTEEIIVYGAFSVLQVIWALSCVIILGTVCNVLVESVIIALTAATYRKYSGGIHANTPNKCAFLGAIIFVGFALIIKNINIDFNLAFISIFILGFFYSYYAIYKFVPVDTKAKPIENEDEILKLRRYSFCVISILFFIETLLLLFYLKYKNEILIYYGKCIIAGVLWQSFTLTPLAKRVFANIAME; encoded by the coding sequence ATGTTTTTGATTGAACGGCTTTCAAATAGAATAGGCAATAAAATTGCAAATAATTTAGAATTAGATAAAGATACAGAAGAGATTATTGTTTATGGAGCATTTTCAGTATTGCAAGTAATATGGGCACTTTCATGTGTAATAATTTTAGGTACTGTATGCAATGTATTAGTTGAATCTGTAATTATCGCATTAACTGCAGCTACATATAGAAAGTATTCTGGTGGAATACATGCTAATACACCTAATAAGTGTGCATTTTTAGGCGCAATTATTTTTGTAGGATTTGCACTTATAATAAAAAATATTAATATAGATTTTAATTTAGCTTTTATTAGCATATTTATTCTTGGATTTTTTTATTCATATTATGCAATTTATAAATTTGTACCAGTAGATACTAAAGCTAAGCCTATAGAGAATGAAGATGAAATATTAAAATTAAGAAGATATTCTTTTTGTGTAATTAGTATTTTATTTTTTATTGAAACATTGCTTTTGTTATTTTATCTAAAATATAAGAATGAAATATTGATTTATTATGGTAAATGTATAATTGCAGGTGTTTTGTGGCAGAGCTTTACGCTTACACCTTTAGCTAAGAGGGTGTTTGCTAATATAGCTATGGAATAA
- a CDS encoding PAS domain-containing sensor histidine kinase translates to MDLNKIKIKNWSHDKKIYNSMLIVKFIILLFCGGAIYLNYAEKNNITERFYFNALNLAIIIICLISIYLIWMFISIKAFKSEKMKTIQFIENIISIVSFTFIIIMSGSYKSSYKFLFLLVIIITTIQLGMEYGIITAIVSSIIVLAIDLILAPKAPVNIYFETDLILVGAFIMTAWPLGYYVNIQREDLRRKEKEVNILASKLGQKEMQKRSMEQLLIKNENCYNLLIKNSKDAILVHRYGKIIFANERLKQILDYEKSYNFEDINIKSLIPKEQYNIIKSKLKDLYSGNKNIVKFQHNVISNKEKIIQNTSTYVIYNGMPTIFSILHDVTSKVQVEKLEKDVQKNIELLNESREYNKLITEFLSNISHELKTPLNVIFTAVQLLGFYEKDANNDINYEKQDKYLKLIKQNCYRLMKLINNLLDTTKLDSGYLKLNLVNYNIVSLIEEITLSVASYAESKGINIIFDTDVEEKIIAVDPDKIERIILNLLSNAIKFTSPEGNIFVNIKDAEEHIHIHVKDTGVGMPSDKLESIFERFFQIDKTLKKNKEGTGIGLHLVKSFVEMHKGDVTINSELEKGTEFIIKLPAILCNENIESKNVVYEANIERINMEFSDINR, encoded by the coding sequence ATGGATTTAAATAAAATAAAAATTAAAAATTGGAGTCATGACAAAAAAATATATAATAGTATGCTGATAGTAAAATTTATCATATTGCTTTTTTGTGGAGGCGCTATTTATTTAAATTATGCAGAAAAGAATAATATTACTGAAAGATTTTATTTTAATGCATTAAATTTAGCTATTATTATAATATGTTTAATTAGTATATATCTTATTTGGATGTTTATATCAATAAAAGCCTTTAAATCGGAAAAAATGAAAACAATTCAATTCATAGAAAATATCATATCAATTGTAAGTTTTACATTCATAATAATAATGTCAGGAAGTTATAAAAGTTCTTATAAGTTTTTATTTTTATTGGTTATAATTATTACTACAATACAATTAGGAATGGAATATGGAATAATTACAGCAATTGTATCTTCTATTATTGTATTAGCTATAGATTTAATATTAGCACCTAAAGCTCCAGTGAATATATATTTCGAAACAGATTTAATTTTAGTAGGGGCATTTATAATGACAGCTTGGCCTTTAGGATATTATGTAAATATTCAAAGGGAAGATTTAAGACGAAAAGAAAAAGAAGTAAATATATTGGCCAGTAAACTAGGACAGAAAGAAATGCAGAAAAGAAGTATGGAACAATTGCTTATAAAAAATGAAAATTGCTATAATTTACTTATAAAAAATTCAAAGGATGCCATATTGGTACATAGATATGGAAAAATTATATTCGCAAATGAAAGACTAAAGCAAATATTAGACTATGAAAAAAGTTACAATTTTGAAGATATAAATATAAAAAGTTTAATACCTAAAGAACAATATAATATTATAAAAAGTAAATTAAAAGATTTATATAGTGGAAATAAAAACATAGTTAAATTTCAACATAATGTAATTAGTAATAAAGAAAAAATAATACAAAATACATCTACATATGTTATATACAATGGTATGCCAACAATTTTTAGCATATTACATGATGTAACATCAAAAGTGCAAGTAGAAAAGCTTGAAAAAGATGTTCAAAAGAATATAGAATTATTAAATGAAAGCAGAGAATACAACAAATTAATTACGGAATTTTTATCCAATATATCTCATGAATTAAAAACTCCATTAAATGTGATTTTTACAGCAGTACAATTATTAGGATTTTATGAAAAGGATGCTAATAATGATATTAACTATGAAAAGCAAGATAAATATTTAAAACTAATAAAACAAAATTGTTATAGACTTATGAAGTTGATAAATAACTTATTAGATACAACTAAATTAGATTCAGGGTACTTAAAATTAAACTTAGTTAATTATAATATAGTAAGTTTAATAGAGGAAATAACCTTATCTGTAGCATCTTATGCTGAAAGTAAAGGGATAAATATTATATTTGATACAGATGTAGAGGAAAAAATTATTGCTGTAGATCCAGATAAAATAGAAAGAATTATATTAAATTTACTTTCAAATGCTATAAAGTTTACTAGCCCTGAAGGTAATATATTTGTAAATATAAAAGATGCTGAAGAGCATATACATATACATGTAAAAGATACAGGTGTTGGTATGCCTTCTGATAAATTAGAATCTATATTTGAAAGATTCTTTCAAATAGATAAAACTTTAAAGAAAAATAAAGAAGGAACTGGCATAGGATTACATTTGGTAAAATCATTTGTAGAAATGCATAAAGGTGATGTTACTATAAATAGTGAATTAGAAAAGGGAACGGAATTTATAATAAAATTGCCTGCTATACTCTGTAATGAAAATATAGAATCAAAAAATGTAGTTTATGAAGCTAATATAGAACGTATAAATATGGAGTTTTCAGATATAAATCGATAA
- a CDS encoding GNAT family N-acetyltransferase: protein MGDNNVELRQEVFKSDASKIINWLEDTEITQYLNEKQNVSKSIKDIMYRINMPILTHLFNQNGSFFMVTSSKNEPVGFLRLVPKNNIAEMVIVIGDKDKWGKGLGSNAILEGLKHAFFQWRVDEVVAKINFKNQRSRRVFKKIGFTEDKELAKEMQYAMSIKEFLQLVA, encoded by the coding sequence ATGGGAGATAATAATGTAGAGCTGAGACAAGAAGTTTTTAAATCAGATGCTTCAAAAATAATTAATTGGTTGGAAGACACTGAAATAACTCAATATTTAAATGAAAAACAAAATGTAAGTAAAAGTATTAAAGATATAATGTATAGAATAAATATGCCCATTCTAACACATTTATTTAATCAAAATGGTAGTTTTTTCATGGTAACAAGTAGTAAAAATGAACCTGTAGGATTTTTAAGACTTGTACCTAAGAATAATATTGCAGAGATGGTTATAGTAATAGGGGATAAAGATAAGTGGGGAAAAGGATTAGGATCTAATGCAATACTAGAAGGGTTAAAACATGCGTTTTTTCAGTGGAGAGTTGATGAGGTTGTAGCAAAAATTAATTTTAAAAATCAACGTTCAAGAAGAGTATTTAAAAAGATTGGATTTACAGAGGATAAAGAATTAGCAAAGGAAATGCAATACGCTATGTCTATAAAAGAGTTTTTACAATTAGTAGCATAA
- a CDS encoding diguanylate cyclase — translation MSKKQEDKMNKVNKINDIVSIVKLYMLLFSAIIFFKKIFSHNSLSNIYSYYSLMSVTFVVCLFLLIYGIWIFPKTNKIKDKYIKYVYLMENLIFAFIIFILIYISGCYASEYKFLFLFMIIITTIQSGMKYGIVTACLASLIILIMDIICVPNLIVNEYFEQDLILAGVFILTAWPLGFYVKVESEHIKKLESLVNKDGLTNVYNHRFFHDALSEEIIECKEKNQALSMIFIDIDYFKHYNDLYGHQKGDKVLRVIGEILKNNTRKEDIVARYGGEEFAILLPNTQEKEAMNIAEKIRKKIEYTYFEGEENQPNGNLTVSMGISVYPYKAKSDVELIKSADDALYRAKFFNKNRVEAYTSILDELKNDIDEKHIDLVTSIKTLISVINAKDRYTYGHVERVVLYSRLLADKLKLSEEDKKIFIYGAYMHDIGKINISREILNKKMPLTKEEWEILKQHPVNGVEIIKPVSSLQNISDLILHHHERYDGKGYPDKLKGNHIPFLARALTVVDSFDAMTSNRPYNRRRTYEEAIEELKRCSNAQFDSYIAEKFIEVIIENKDSFDDLSLL, via the coding sequence ATGAGTAAAAAGCAAGAGGATAAAATGAATAAGGTAAACAAGATAAATGATATAGTATCTATAGTAAAGCTGTATATGTTATTATTTTCAGCAATAATATTTTTTAAAAAAATCTTTTCTCATAATAGTTTATCGAATATATATTCCTATTATAGTTTGATGTCAGTAACCTTTGTAGTGTGTTTATTTTTGTTGATATATGGAATTTGGATATTTCCTAAAACTAATAAAATTAAGGATAAATATATTAAGTATGTGTATTTAATGGAAAATTTGATATTTGCTTTTATAATTTTTATTCTAATATATATATCTGGATGTTATGCTAGTGAATATAAATTTTTATTTCTATTTATGATTATAATAACAACTATACAATCAGGAATGAAATACGGAATAGTAACGGCTTGTTTAGCTTCATTGATTATTCTAATTATGGATATTATATGTGTACCCAATTTAATAGTAAATGAATACTTTGAACAGGATTTAATATTAGCAGGAGTATTTATACTTACAGCTTGGCCTTTAGGCTTTTATGTAAAGGTAGAAAGCGAGCATATTAAAAAACTTGAAAGTTTAGTTAATAAAGATGGACTTACCAATGTGTATAATCATAGATTTTTTCATGATGCTTTAAGTGAGGAAATAATAGAGTGTAAGGAAAAAAATCAAGCACTTTCTATGATATTTATCGATATAGATTATTTTAAGCATTATAATGATTTATATGGACATCAAAAAGGGGATAAGGTACTTAGAGTTATAGGTGAAATTTTAAAAAACAATACAAGAAAAGAAGATATAGTAGCAAGATATGGAGGAGAAGAATTTGCTATATTATTGCCTAATACTCAAGAGAAAGAAGCTATGAATATAGCAGAGAAAATAAGAAAAAAAATAGAATATACTTATTTTGAAGGTGAAGAAAATCAGCCCAATGGTAATTTAACTGTATCTATGGGGATATCTGTATATCCTTATAAAGCTAAAAGTGATGTAGAACTTATTAAAAGTGCTGACGATGCTCTTTATAGAGCTAAGTTTTTTAATAAAAATAGAGTAGAAGCTTATACTTCAATATTAGATGAACTTAAAAATGATATTGATGAAAAACATATAGATTTAGTAACATCAATAAAAACATTAATAAGTGTTATTAATGCTAAAGATAGATACACATATGGACATGTTGAAAGAGTGGTTCTTTACAGTAGATTATTAGCAGACAAGCTTAAATTATCTGAAGAGGATAAAAAAATTTTTATATATGGAGCCTATATGCATGATATAGGTAAGATAAATATTTCAAGAGAGATACTAAATAAAAAGATGCCATTAACAAAAGAAGAATGGGAAATATTAAAACAACATCCCGTAAATGGAGTTGAAATAATAAAACCAGTTAGTTCTCTTCAAAATATTTCTGATTTAATACTACATCATCATGAAAGGTATGATGGAAAAGGCTACCCAGATAAACTTAAAGGTAATCATATACCTTTTCTTGCCAGAGCATTAACTGTTGTAGATAGTTTTGATGCTATGACCTCTAATAGACCTTATAATAGAAGAAGGACTTATGAAGAAGCTATTGAAGAGTTAAAAAGATGTAGCAATGCTCAATTTGATTCTTATATTGCAGAAAAATTTATAGAGGTTATTATAGAAAATAAAGATAGTTTTGATGATTTAAGTTTATTATAA
- a CDS encoding cyclic lactone autoinducer peptide, which translates to MKKFSKRTLMLVATFSTLLASMVASSACVWCVYQPEEPKCLREK; encoded by the coding sequence ATGAAAAAATTTAGCAAAAGGACACTAATGTTAGTTGCAACATTTTCAACTCTTCTTGCGTCTATGGTAGCATCATCAGCTTGTGTTTGGTGCGTATATCAACCTGAAGAGCCAAAATGTTTAAGGGAAAAATAA
- a CDS encoding accessory gene regulator B family protein, with protein sequence MINAEIISNNIATKIALELNLDDDRKEVIAYGTFAFFQTIFSIFLIFAFGYIFNVQIEALLISFTISILRKFSGGAHATSPNNCAIIGTVICVGFAKIVMLLASLLTKLNIILVLGGIIFLCSYYIIYKLAPVDSKDKPIMKLKKIKKLKKKSILTLNIYAVIILINFVLYYKAGYEKFNIYSLCIYIGVLWQTFTLTQCGNLVVKKLDNILNYLYILRRH encoded by the coding sequence ATGATTAATGCAGAAATTATATCTAATAATATTGCAACAAAGATAGCACTAGAATTAAATTTAGATGATGATAGAAAAGAAGTTATAGCTTATGGAACTTTTGCTTTCTTCCAAACTATATTTTCTATATTTCTCATATTTGCATTTGGATATATATTTAATGTTCAGATTGAAGCTTTACTGATATCCTTTACAATAAGTATATTAAGGAAGTTTTCTGGTGGAGCACACGCTACTTCCCCAAATAATTGTGCTATTATAGGAACAGTTATATGTGTTGGATTTGCTAAAATAGTAATGCTTTTAGCAAGTTTATTAACTAAGTTAAATATAATATTAGTTTTAGGTGGAATCATTTTTTTATGTTCTTACTATATTATTTATAAATTAGCCCCTGTAGATTCTAAGGATAAACCTATAATGAAGCTTAAAAAAATAAAAAAGCTCAAAAAAAAATCTATTCTAACATTAAATATTTATGCAGTTATTATATTAATTAATTTTGTTTTATATTATAAAGCCGGATATGAAAAATTTAATATATATTCTCTATGTATATATATTGGAGTATTATGGCAAACATTTACTCTTACTCAATGTGGTAATTTAGTGGTAAAAAAATTAGATAATATTTTAAATTATCTATATATATTAAGGAGGCATTAA
- a CDS encoding DUF5317 domain-containing protein, protein MLETIILALILAKLKGYKIKPIFKSWHIYPILVIEFIYLIIQINIFLENYSVIQHIKILETIYICSYLFIIIKYEQYITAVIGSIFIFIGGMLNKFVIRANNGKMPVFPTLSYFTGYAKPDSFIKVNDIHILGDSSTKFKFLTDIIDVGYSVMSIGDIFIRLFVFIVIFNTIKHINTIKSI, encoded by the coding sequence ATGCTAGAGACAATAATATTAGCTTTAATATTAGCTAAATTAAAAGGATATAAAATAAAGCCAATATTCAAATCATGGCATATATACCCTATATTAGTTATAGAATTCATATATTTAATTATACAAATAAATATATTTTTAGAAAATTACAGCGTAATACAACATATTAAGATATTAGAAACTATATATATTTGCTCCTATTTATTTATTATTATAAAATATGAACAATATATAACTGCTGTTATAGGGTCTATATTTATTTTTATAGGTGGTATGCTAAATAAATTTGTTATAAGAGCAAATAATGGCAAGATGCCTGTGTTTCCTACTTTATCTTATTTTACAGGATATGCAAAACCCGATTCTTTTATTAAAGTTAATGATATACATATTTTAGGTGATTCATCTACTAAGTTTAAGTTTTTAACCGATATAATTGATGTAGGTTATAGTGTTATGAGTATTGGAGATATATTTATAAGATTATTCGTTTTTATTGTTATTTTTAATACTATAAAACATATAAATACTATAAAAAGTATATAA
- a CDS encoding DUF1846 domain-containing protein, translating to MKIGFDHEKYLEEQSKYILERVNNYDKLYLEFGGKLLFDLHAKRVLPGFDENAKIKLLHKLREKVEIVICLYAGDIERNKIRGDFGITYDVDVLRLIDDLREYDLEVNSVVITRYNGQAATNIFINKLERRGIKVYKHEATKGYPTDVDTIVSDEGYGKNPYIETTKPIVVVTAPGPGSGKLATCLSQLYHEYKRGNIAGYSKFETFPVWNVPLKHPLNIAYEAATVDLKDVNMIDSFHFDAYNKVAVNYNRDIESFPVLKRIIEKITGEESIYKSPTDMGVNRVGFGIVDDDVVKEASKQEIIRRAFKTACEYKKGYVDKETYHRAKLIMEELKLKEEDRKVVVPAREYAAKLKEKTNKSETCAVVALELEDGTILTGKSSDIMDGTAAVILNAVKYYANISDDIHLISPVILEPIINLKEKTLGSKRTALSCEEVLMALSICAATNPTAQVAMDKLPMLKGCQAHSTTILNTNEEQTFRKLGIDVTCDPEYISESLYYNN from the coding sequence ATGAAAATAGGATTTGATCACGAAAAATATCTTGAAGAACAATCAAAATACATATTGGAAAGAGTTAATAATTATGACAAACTATATTTAGAATTCGGAGGAAAGCTTTTATTTGATTTACATGCAAAAAGAGTTTTGCCTGGATTTGATGAAAATGCAAAAATTAAATTACTACATAAATTAAGAGAAAAAGTAGAAATAGTTATTTGTTTGTATGCAGGAGATATTGAAAGAAACAAAATAAGAGGCGATTTTGGTATTACTTATGATGTTGATGTTTTAAGACTTATTGATGATTTAAGAGAATATGATCTTGAAGTAAACAGTGTTGTAATAACAAGATATAATGGACAAGCTGCAACTAATATATTTATAAATAAATTGGAACGTAGAGGAATAAAAGTTTATAAACATGAAGCTACTAAAGGATATCCTACAGATGTAGATACTATTGTAAGTGATGAAGGATATGGTAAAAATCCATACATTGAAACAACAAAACCAATTGTAGTTGTAACAGCTCCAGGACCAGGAAGCGGTAAATTAGCTACCTGTCTTAGTCAACTTTATCATGAATATAAAAGAGGTAATATAGCAGGATATTCAAAATTTGAAACTTTCCCAGTGTGGAATGTACCTTTAAAACATCCTTTAAATATAGCTTATGAAGCAGCTACAGTAGATCTTAAAGATGTAAATATGATAGATTCTTTCCACTTTGATGCTTATAATAAAGTAGCTGTAAACTATAACCGGGATATTGAAAGTTTTCCTGTACTTAAAAGAATTATAGAAAAGATAACAGGAGAAGAATCTATTTATAAATCTCCAACAGATATGGGAGTAAATAGAGTAGGTTTTGGTATAGTTGATGATGACGTTGTTAAAGAAGCATCTAAGCAAGAAATAATAAGAAGAGCTTTTAAAACAGCTTGCGAATATAAAAAGGGATATGTAGATAAAGAAACTTATCATAGAGCTAAACTTATTATGGAAGAACTTAAGTTAAAAGAAGAAGATAGGAAGGTTGTAGTTCCAGCAAGAGAATATGCAGCTAAATTAAAAGAAAAAACTAATAAAAGTGAAACTTGTGCAGTTGTAGCTTTAGAATTAGAAGATGGAACAATATTAACAGGTAAAAGTTCAGATATAATGGACGGAACAGCTGCTGTAATTTTAAATGCAGTTAAATATTATGCAAATATATCTGATGATATACATCTTATTTCACCAGTCATATTGGAACCAATCATAAATTTAAAAGAAAAGACTCTAGGAAGTAAAAGAACAGCTTTAAGCTGTGAAGAAGTATTAATGGCTCTTAGTATATGTGCAGCCACAAATCCAACAGCTCAAGTAGCTATGGATAAATTACCGATGTTAAAAGGATGCCAAGCTCATTCAACTACAATTTTAAATACAAATGAAGAACAAACTTTTAGAAAACTTGGAATAGATGTAACTTGTGACCCTGAATATATTTCAGAAAGTCTTTATTATAATAACTAA